Proteins encoded by one window of Ktedonobacterales bacterium:
- the aspS gene encoding aspartate--tRNA(Asn) ligase produces MQRIRTTEARAHQGERVSVAGWLHSLRRLGAVNFLVIRDGWGTIQAVAESEAELAPLLAEEAGVETVLAIEGLVVSNAQAPGGCELHELSIKLIAPVTEAPPVTISKRAVKASQSTILDHAVVTNRHPERRAILQLGAGVLAGFRAALGEQGFTEIQTPKIVASATESGANVFCLDYFGRPAYLAQSPQFYKQIMVGVFERVFEVGPVFRAEPHDTARHINEYVSLDVEFGFIESHHTVMALLRDLLASIFTTLAQRHADELALLETKLPAVPVEIPSIHFSDAQELIYQRHGADVRGEPDLSPQDERRLGEWAREQFGSDFLYVIGYPMRKRPFYTHPDPSRPEYSNSFDLIFRGMELATGGQRLHRYADYIAALEAAHLPIEPFEAYIEAFRYGMPPHGGFAFGLERLLMQLTGVSNIKLAALFPRDLARLTP; encoded by the coding sequence ATGCAGCGTATTCGCACAACTGAGGCTCGCGCACACCAGGGCGAGCGCGTTTCTGTCGCTGGCTGGCTCCATTCACTCCGACGCCTGGGAGCCGTGAACTTTCTCGTCATTCGTGACGGCTGGGGGACCATCCAGGCCGTCGCAGAGAGCGAAGCTGAATTAGCGCCGCTCCTGGCAGAAGAGGCAGGCGTAGAAACTGTTCTGGCAATCGAAGGGCTGGTTGTCAGCAATGCGCAGGCTCCTGGCGGCTGTGAATTGCACGAATTGTCCATCAAGCTGATCGCGCCGGTCACTGAAGCGCCTCCGGTAACGATCAGCAAGCGCGCCGTCAAGGCCAGCCAGAGTACCATCCTCGACCATGCCGTCGTCACAAACCGCCATCCAGAGCGGCGCGCCATCCTTCAACTCGGCGCAGGCGTCCTGGCTGGCTTCCGGGCTGCCCTGGGAGAGCAAGGCTTTACCGAGATACAAACGCCCAAGATCGTTGCCTCCGCCACCGAAAGCGGCGCAAACGTCTTTTGCCTCGACTATTTTGGGCGGCCAGCCTATCTGGCACAAAGTCCGCAGTTTTACAAGCAGATCATGGTGGGCGTCTTCGAGCGCGTCTTCGAGGTTGGCCCAGTCTTTCGCGCAGAGCCACATGATACCGCGCGCCATATCAACGAATATGTGAGCCTGGATGTGGAGTTTGGCTTTATCGAAAGCCATCATACCGTGATGGCGCTTTTACGCGACCTGCTGGCGAGCATCTTTACAACATTGGCACAGCGCCATGCTGACGAGCTAGCCCTACTGGAGACGAAGCTGCCCGCTGTGCCTGTCGAGATTCCCAGCATTCACTTCAGCGACGCCCAGGAACTCATCTACCAGCGTCATGGCGCCGACGTGCGTGGCGAACCCGACCTTTCGCCCCAGGACGAGCGCCGACTTGGCGAATGGGCGCGTGAACAATTCGGCAGCGATTTCCTGTATGTGATCGGCTACCCGATGCGCAAACGCCCATTCTATACACATCCAGACCCATCGCGTCCAGAATATTCCAACTCATTCGACTTGATCTTCCGGGGCATGGAACTGGCTACAGGTGGGCAGCGCCTGCATCGCTACGCCGATTACATTGCGGCGCTGGAGGCAGCGCATTTGCCCATCGAACCATTCGAGGCGTATATCGAAGCGTTCCGTTACGGCATGCCGCCACATGGAGGGTTTGCCTTCGGCCTGGAGCGTTTGTTGATGCAGCTTACTGGCGTCTCAAACATCAAGCTGGCTGCACTCTTCCCCCGCGACCTTGCGCGGCTTACACCCTAA
- a CDS encoding xanthine dehydrogenase family protein molybdopterin-binding subunit: MPEYTYLGHSVRRVDGPEKLTGQTRYTADLPLDGLLYARPILSPYAHARIRSVDKSAALALPGVFAVLTADDLPMTRSREDESSRHRSPLAHDYVLFRGQPVAMALASDPAVAQDAADLVAIDYEPLAAVSDPLVAMLPGAPPVHPHLSHEAADAEAGMHAAVAQSEDADAEKEDLSVNVASHPRFKRGDVEEGFREADVVLEETYRTSMVHQTYIEPQAVAAAIDPLGQVTVWASTQAMFYARSEVAAALKLPEHQIRVVAMPVGGGFGGKFILLEPLVAALAVAVRKPVLLSFTRSDDFLAGNPAPQSIITIKAGAKRDGTLTALQARLVFDAGAYPGAPAGIAAIMVGGYYRCPNLDLRGYEVLTHKPGSGAYRAPGAPQATFAIESHMDALAHALGLDPLEFRLHNAIVEGDKRPDGPAFPAIGLRQCLEKVAEHPLWKNRRANETDALGRKIGVGVAVGGWPGGLEPASAACRMDGDGTLTLVVGSVDLTGSDTTLKLIAAEILNQSPESIRLVHADTDASPFMGATGGSKVTYTLGAAVKQAAEDARRQILDIAADRLEAATGDLELLPGRVQVRGAAARGIDLSDIATQTMSFGARYEPVFGRGSVAITGGAPMFTAHVARVAVDSETGQASVLEYAAAQDVGFAINPAEVEGQMMGGIVQGLGWALYEQMLYDQQGQLLNSSFMEYAIPGARVAPKIDTMLVEVASSNGPFGAKGVGEPPVIPGAAVIANAIANATGARVTQIPMTPERVFQALHNGSGNTSGNI, from the coding sequence ATGCCAGAGTATACCTACCTTGGACATTCTGTGCGCCGGGTTGATGGGCCAGAAAAGCTCACGGGGCAGACCCGCTATACCGCCGATCTCCCTCTTGATGGGCTGCTGTATGCTCGCCCGATTCTCAGCCCCTATGCGCACGCGCGCATTCGCAGCGTTGATAAGAGCGCCGCGCTGGCGCTCCCTGGCGTCTTTGCTGTGCTGACGGCTGATGACCTGCCGATGACCCGCAGCAGAGAGGATGAATCCTCGCGCCATCGCTCGCCGCTGGCTCATGACTATGTGCTGTTCCGGGGGCAGCCGGTAGCAATGGCCCTGGCTTCTGATCCGGCGGTTGCCCAGGATGCGGCTGATCTGGTGGCTATTGATTACGAGCCGCTGGCCGCTGTGAGTGATCCGCTGGTGGCTATGCTGCCTGGAGCGCCACCTGTGCATCCGCACCTTTCACATGAGGCTGCCGATGCCGAAGCCGGGATGCACGCTGCTGTGGCGCAATCCGAGGACGCGGACGCCGAAAAAGAAGACCTCTCCGTCAATGTTGCTTCTCATCCGCGTTTCAAGCGCGGGGATGTAGAAGAAGGATTCCGCGAGGCTGATGTGGTGCTGGAAGAGACCTATCGCACGAGTATGGTTCATCAGACCTACATAGAACCGCAGGCGGTGGCAGCGGCGATAGACCCGCTGGGCCAGGTGACGGTGTGGGCAAGCACTCAGGCGATGTTTTACGCGCGCTCTGAGGTTGCTGCCGCGCTCAAACTTCCAGAGCATCAAATACGGGTGGTGGCGATGCCGGTAGGTGGTGGTTTTGGCGGCAAGTTTATTCTGCTGGAGCCGCTGGTGGCTGCGCTGGCGGTGGCGGTGCGCAAGCCGGTGCTGCTTAGCTTTACGCGCAGCGACGATTTTCTGGCGGGCAATCCTGCACCACAGAGCATCATTACGATCAAGGCGGGGGCAAAACGCGATGGCACGCTAACGGCGCTTCAGGCTCGGCTGGTCTTTGACGCCGGAGCGTATCCTGGCGCGCCTGCTGGCATCGCGGCTATTATGGTTGGCGGCTATTATCGCTGCCCCAATCTCGACCTGCGCGGGTATGAGGTGCTTACCCATAAGCCAGGATCAGGGGCTTATCGCGCGCCTGGCGCGCCACAAGCGACCTTTGCCATCGAATCACATATGGACGCTCTGGCGCACGCGCTGGGGCTGGACCCGCTGGAGTTTCGCCTGCACAACGCGATTGTCGAGGGCGATAAGCGGCCTGACGGCCCGGCCTTTCCAGCGATTGGCCTGCGCCAATGTCTGGAGAAGGTTGCTGAGCATCCGCTCTGGAAGAATCGCCGCGCCAATGAGACCGACGCGCTGGGCCGCAAGATTGGGGTCGGTGTGGCGGTGGGTGGCTGGCCCGGTGGTCTGGAGCCTGCTTCGGCTGCCTGCCGTATGGATGGTGATGGCACGCTGACCTTGGTGGTGGGGTCGGTGGACCTTACCGGCTCGGATACGACGCTGAAGCTGATTGCCGCTGAAATCCTGAACCAGTCTCCTGAATCAATTCGCCTGGTGCATGCCGATACCGACGCCTCCCCGTTTATGGGGGCAACGGGCGGCAGCAAAGTGACCTATACGCTTGGGGCTGCTGTCAAACAGGCCGCCGAAGATGCTCGCCGCCAGATTCTGGACATTGCCGCAGACAGGCTGGAAGCCGCGACGGGCGATCTAGAACTGCTGCCAGGGCGTGTTCAGGTGCGCGGCGCGGCTGCGCGGGGCATCGATCTCAGCGATATTGCTACCCAGACGATGAGCTTTGGCGCACGTTATGAGCCGGTCTTTGGACGTGGCTCGGTGGCGATCACAGGTGGCGCGCCGATGTTCACAGCGCATGTAGCACGGGTGGCGGTGGACTCTGAGACTGGGCAGGCATCGGTGCTGGAGTATGCGGCGGCGCAGGATGTCGGCTTTGCTATCAACCCTGCCGAAGTGGAGGGGCAGATGATGGGCGGGATTGTGCAGGGGTTGGGCTGGGCGCTCTACGAGCAGATGCTCTACGATCAGCAGGGCCAGTTATTGAACAGCAGCTTCATGGAATATGCCATTCCGGGCGCGAGAGTTGCGCCGAAGATTGATACGATGCTGGTTGAGGTGGCTTCGTCGAATGGTCCCTTTGGGGCGAAGGGCGTTGGCGAGCCACCAGTCATTCCGGGGGCTGCTGTGATTGCCAACGCTATTGCCAATGCCACTGGCGCGCGGGTGACGCAGATTCCGATGACACCGGAGCGCGTTTTCCAGGCGCTTCATAACGGCAGCGGCAATACAAGCGGCAATATATGA
- a CDS encoding alpha/beta fold hydrolase — protein MTASLPSEAFPGRLLGEQDRATFYFEAGPLDGQPVLFVHGFGGTARNFTLNIGPLEQAGFRVVAPELWGMGRSAKPHGRYSLDRWVDQLIGLMDSLGMQQTFVVGHSMGGAVAVRLARRCPERVAKLVLVAPLGFGAKRDVRLMRLATLPGMALIVAGLRFRRPRPEGVKLPWRRVLTPSGFSAALARYRFQPPTREELIERANWRFAGRASPEGALAWADSAHLLFQQQNMVRGLVRTGRAVVGLIGGTDQRVRKDYAELKLPTLAIWGEEDRTVPTQDSETLRALRADARLEVYAQCGHHPYLEATDQFNEMLIAFLGSHETS, from the coding sequence ATGACCGCTTCGTTGCCATCAGAGGCGTTTCCTGGTCGGCTGCTGGGGGAGCAAGATCGGGCGACGTTTTATTTTGAGGCCGGGCCGCTGGACGGCCAGCCGGTCTTGTTCGTGCATGGGTTTGGGGGGACGGCGCGTAATTTTACGCTGAATATTGGGCCGCTGGAGCAGGCGGGCTTTCGCGTGGTTGCGCCTGAATTATGGGGCATGGGCCGCTCGGCAAAGCCGCATGGGCGCTATAGCCTGGACCGCTGGGTGGACCAATTGATCGGCCTGATGGATAGCCTGGGCATGCAGCAGACTTTTGTAGTGGGGCATTCGATGGGCGGCGCGGTTGCGGTGCGGCTGGCGCGCCGCTGCCCGGAGCGCGTGGCAAAGCTGGTGTTGGTGGCGCCGCTGGGTTTTGGAGCGAAGCGCGATGTGCGCCTGATGCGCCTTGCGACTCTCCCAGGAATGGCCCTGATTGTCGCCGGTTTGCGCTTTCGCCGCCCCAGGCCAGAGGGAGTGAAGCTGCCCTGGCGCCGTGTTTTGACGCCATCCGGCTTCTCGGCTGCGCTTGCTCGCTATCGCTTTCAGCCACCTACGCGAGAGGAGCTGATCGAACGCGCCAACTGGCGCTTCGCCGGACGGGCCAGCCCGGAGGGCGCGCTGGCCTGGGCCGATAGCGCGCATCTGCTGTTTCAGCAGCAAAACATGGTGCGGGGTCTGGTGCGAACGGGCCGCGCCGTTGTGGGTTTGATCGGCGGGACCGATCAGCGGGTGCGCAAAGATTACGCGGAACTGAAGCTGCCGACACTGGCGATCTGGGGCGAAGAGGATAGGACGGTACCAACGCAGGATTCGGAGACGCTGCGGGCGCTGCGCGCCGACGCGCGGCTGGAGGTGTATGCTCAGTGCGGGCATCATCCCTATTTAGAGGCGACTGATCAGTTTAACGAGATGTTAATAGCCTTTTTGGGGAGCCATGAAACTTCCTGA